Within the Pygocentrus nattereri isolate fPygNat1 chromosome 28, fPygNat1.pri, whole genome shotgun sequence genome, the region TAgtggtacactcttaaaagatggttctttaaactatccttagtaaagacagtggttctacgtagaacaatgaacacacaaaaaagcataCTACTACAAAACGTACTCTGCattgtgaagtggttcttcactttataataataataataataatctttatttgtatagcacctttcatacatacatgcaactcaaagtgctttacagaataaataaaaagaaaacaaagataagcaaaacacattaaaagaaataaagatagaaggagacaaaataaaataatgaaaaaatgaaaaagataaaatgaaaaagatagaacagacaaaagtttcttaactaaaagcagatctaaacaggaaggttttaagattactcttgaagctgtacagggatgtaatgcctcttagctcctcaggaagagagttccaaagctttgggccatagtggctaaaagcaccctcgccaatctttaaccgggttttaggaatcaccagtagattactgtttgaagacctgagagacctgacaggaacatatctcaccatcatttcactgaggtaaagaggagcaagaccatgaagacatttaaaaaccatcaccagaaccttaaaatctattctaaaactgacaggtaaccagtgcagtgagtggagtgcaggtgtaatatgatctctctttcttctccggGTCAAGACCcttgcagcagcattctgaactcgcTGTAGGTGAGAGATAGAGCTCTTTGGgagagcagataaaacagcGTTGCAATAATCTAACCTTGATGTGATGAATGCATGGACAAGTTTTTCACTATCAGCAGGAGAGAGCATATCTCGGACCTTAGCGATGTTTCTAAGGTGAAAATAAGCTGTCTTGCATGTAGTCATGATGTGTGATTTAAAGCTGAGCTCATTATCAAAAGTGACGCCCAAGTTCTTAACACATTGTTTGGCCTTcagattcatttgatttaaataagTCTGAACATCATTCTTTTGTGAATCACTGCCAATAACAAgaacctctgtcttctctttatttaattGCAGATTTGATGTAGGATGTGTCGTATGTGGGTTTACAGACaaccttcttgaaaagggttcttctagtTCTTCTACAAGCTGAACaatgtaacagtagaagaacccttttcaaagaagttctatatagaaccatgtacagcacattgtccataagtctgaagaaccctttcatggtaCAAAGAAGCCAAGCATGCAAAcagttctgtgagtgttcatggttctgtatagaactgtagtttgtagaagaacccttgaagaaccatctcctTTAAGACTGCACCTAACTAGCTTTAGAAACCGATTCAACTAATATTTGCAAAATCTTAGAATGACATTCCCTCTCTCTACGATTATTTGATGAGGgctgtaattaataataatgtctGTTTACATCAGTGGGTAGAGCTGTCGCCTTTCAGCAAGATGGGCTGGGTTCGGATCCCCTGCCGGGCGACCAGCGTCCcttctgtgtggagtgtgcatgttctccccatgtctgcatggtTTGCTCCGGGGACTCCGGTTTCCTCCCCTAgcctaaagacatgcagttaggctgACTGGACATgataaattgccccttggtgtgactgagtgttttgaatgtgtgtgtctgtctgtctgtttgccctgtgatggactggcaacctgtccagggagttccttgccttccacccagtgactactgggataggctccaacaccacccctgtgacccagaaggataagcggtttagaaaatgtgtgtgtgtgtgtgtgtgtgtgttcgtgttcGCATATCAGAGCCCCAATTATTCATGTGaagatgcatgtttttgtgtAAACAGTCAAGAAGACCCAGTGCCAAATACAAACAACAAGATGCAAcgtgaccttttttttttttttttcctccaggcCTTGGGAGGGAATATGCATTGGCTTTTGGTGAGAGAGGAGCCTCTGTCATTGGTGGGTTTTATTCTAAGTTAGTTCACTCCATATTATTTTAGCCAGACCCTTTATTCATAGACATTTGTCTGACCATGTGACCTCAATTTCACACACAGTGAATGACCTAGGGGGAGATATTAAAGGAGGTGGGAAGAGTTCAGCGGCTGCTGATAAAGTGGTAGAGGAGATAAAAGCTAAGGGTGGCAAAGCTGTGGCAAATTATGGTGAGTATGCATAACTCTGCACGTCATAAGGATTTTTTACTGTTGGTGTTGTGGTTTAGTCAGTCATGGGGACCCTATACTGACTTTGAGTTTACTGTATAATACACAGCTGGTAAGCAGCTTAATTagtgagctgaatcaggtgtgttagatgatGGAAGGTATGCGTATGAGGGGTCCCCAGGATTGGGATTAGGAATGtgtgtattatactgtattctATGTAATATACTCCCAAAATTTTGGATATCAAAGACTcggctgaagaaaaaaaatatatacactgttTGTTAATTTGTTTTCGTGCATGTGTGTAATTGCTTATTTTCACAGATTCAGTAGAGGACGGTGAAAAGCTAATCCAAACAGCCTTGGATACATTTGGAAGAATaggtatttctgtctttttctcattATGCTAGTGGCTCTGAATCAGTTTGTAAACAGCCTGCCCCATTTGGCTTTGTAGTGTCCTTACAAGTCCCAGTTATTGCCAGAGGTGATAAAAGCTTGgtataatttaatattaattgtGGAAACACGTGGAGATGTTGAACATGCAAATTTTACCACATttatgtttgtaagtagaacattttatatttttgttactaCTTTTCATTCGTTTACATTGAAACAAATATAAGGTGCAGGTTCAGACTGGAACCTGAGATGAATCTTAATGTAATTATGCAATGAAATATGTTAATTGAATAATTAGATTTGAATCCTGTATGAAATGAACATAATGAATTCTtagatttaaaaacaacattctgTGGACACTTTTAGGAGACTGCTGTCACTTACtgtgttttaatatgtttttcctTTCCAGATATCTTGGTAAATAATGCTGGGTAAGTTAATAACTTGGCTGTGAGGCTGAAATAATTTTTATAGATTTACTGATAGAGTTTTCATTTAGGTTAAGTTTTGATTGCTTATATACAGACGTTTCCCCCTCATCCTACTTATTTCTCTACAGGATTCTGCGTGATCGTTCTTTCGCTAGAACCAGTGACTTGGACTGGggtacatatttattattataatgacaACGATCCTGTTATCATGCAGATTCTGATTGGCCAATAGTAACTGTTTCAATGagttttctcttgttttcaGACCTCATTCATAGAGTGCATTTGAGGGGCTCTTTCCTAGTCACCCGTGCAGCATGGAATCATATGAAGAACCAAAAGTTTGGGAGGTAATGTCATAAAAGTGGTAGTGCAGAATATCAGATTTGCTACTAAAAGGAAATAGCATTAAGTACTGGTGATCATAAttctgtttttgctttgtttgtgttgttacaCCACTGACCAATACATCAGAATCATCATGACCTCATCAGCTGCTGGGATCTATGGTAACTTTGGTCAGGCAAACTACAGCGCTGCCAAGTTAGGCCTCCTGGGTCTGGCCAACACTTTGGCTATTGAAGGAAAGAAGTACAATATCCATTGCAATACCATCGCCCCAACAGCAGGCTCACGTCTCACGCAGACGGTCATGCCACCAGGTTAGGTCCTTTTCTGAAATATACTGAAATATTGGTTGACGCTCAGTTTTGTAAAAGCTTTGCAGTACAAAAAATGTTAAGGCATGGATTGCCAGCACagtaaacatgtatttttattaaatttttgtATGTCTGCCTCAGTttgcttatgtgtgtgtgtgtgtgtgtgtgtgtgtgtgtgtgtgtgtgtgtatttatttatttattttttttaaatacagttttaaGTGTTTGGttggcatctttttttttgtaacagaaagacaaaggtTGACGAGGCTTTGTAAGCGATGCAGCATCCTCTTTGCTTTCCTCAGCTATTCgtttttttcctctgtggcAGCTGCCACTTGCTGTTCTCTTTAGAACAAAGAAAAGCACCAAGAGATGATTCTAAGTGTCAAATAACCTTTCATTGCTTGTGGCTGAATAGACCATTTTGAATCTGGATATTAAGCACTGTAATGTGTATTACTCCGAGTTGCCTATTGTGCTCTCCTAATTGTGAGTGACAGTGTGTGGTGCTCGTTTCTTCCTCAGATCTCTTGGACTCACTGAAAGCAGAATATGTGGCTCCTCTTGTTCTTTGGCTGTGCCATGAGGAATGTAAGGAGAATGGGAGCCTTTTTGAGGTGTGTGGTGGTGAATTTAATTCGTTTTTGATGCACTGCTATTGATTTTGCCAATTCCAGACATTTCTTATTACTGTTCTCCTTAGGTTGGAGCTGGCTGGATTGGTAAATGTAAGTGAAATTACATTTAAGTCTATATTTTTGTTAGAATGTGTAAGAAATTTTAGGCTCTAATACAGTGGCTACCAAgtctcctcctggagatctactttcctttTGACCTGTGTCTTTGACATGCTGCTTTCCCACCAGCTTACCACGTAAGCGTCTGATCTAGCCAATGAAGAACTTTTGAATGGGTTAATTAGCTGGTGTGACagaactctgcaggaaggtgtATCTACAAGACAAGGGTTGTTGACCACTGCCCTAATGAAATGTTTCAATTGTATGTGGGTCAAGTGCGGTGGGAGAGGACCTTGGGCAAAATTGTCCGGCATAAGAACCAGAACATGAGCCCAGAGGATGTACGGGACAAATGGGACCAGATATGTGACTTTACCGACGCCACAAAACCAGCTAATATACAAGGTAAATATTGAAGTGGGCTAACCCATGACTCTTTGGCCTACTTGTGTTTCTGAACTAATGTTGCTATTTTACACATAATCCAAGTACATGGTGATTTCCATCAGTGATCTTTaagcaggtttttaaaaaaagaatgattAAGCAGATTACAAATTACGGAggtcagaagaaaaagaagtcaAGAAGGCCACAACAttctcttctctgcttctgCTCGCAGTAACTTCCCTCAGGGTGTGTTGCATGGAGGCGGCAGAGTTGGAAGAAGGCTCATTAGCATGGCTTTGTAGTGCTTGTTGTTTGTGCCTTATTGGAAGAACATGTTGCTTTGTTTATCTGTATGAGAAGGGTGGCAGAGTTAATATCCCATCCCTTTGCGATCTGTCATTAAGAGTCATTGCAATCACTGGTGGAGGTGCTGTCAAAAGTGGACGATGGGGAAGGAATTCTAGCCAATCCAACCAGCGCTATGGCCTCAACCGGATCTGGCATCAACCCTGTGAGTTCAGTCTTCTGTAAATCCACAATACTTTAAATGCATGCACGGCCAGTTTTTTACACTTaagatactgtgcaaaagacattcatttatttcattttcagtcaaaacgaCCGCCTGGTAGACCACCGAAACTGTCACTATTGTAGAAACAGtacataaagctttcatctaTGAGAGGAGAAAGTCAGGCTCCACTCTCGCTTCAGATCTACACCAAAatacacaggtgtttctgtccatcttcccactgtgagaaaattatgcacaaatttGCACAACACCAAACTGGACATCTGATATGTGcagtaaggttttatggactgatgagtctaaatgtGTAATTGAAATTGGTTGTTGTAGATCTTCTAAgaatgaactttggaggtgtggaaaaatattcctccaAGTCTCctcaaaagaatggaagctacagggagattcactcaaaagagacactgaatattctgtaataactcgtTAGGACGACGCAGTCTGAACAAAACAACTTGCAATGAGCTACTaagtatatggagctttgaacaagccaCTATGCCTGCGTaggagcgatgaggtaggcgccGGACAGGTGTTGCAATGCTTCTCCTCTCTAATGCTTGCTGATGCATTCAGGAACATGGAGCATCGCATCGAAGTGTGATCACTTCCAAGATCGCATGTAATGTAATCAATAACATACGTCAAAGTATGTAGCATATTTTTGgtttttttaatgcacagtactgtattaaaCTTTAGTCTTCGCAATGCCATGTGGCGGTTTTACCATTGCCTACTCGTACTTACACTTTCCAAAAGATCTATGCGCCTTTGCCTCGAGTTTGAACAGTCTGTGAGCCCAAGATTATTCAGGCTTTTTAATGCTTAAAATGTTGACATTCATCCTTGTATTTCTGTAGACAGAGGCTGTGGGGAAGGTGCTTCCACAAATGACCTTCACCTACACCCACATGCACTGCATCCTCTATGCTCTAGGAGTGGGCATGTCCACCAAGGATCCAGATCAACTCAAATTCCTCTACGAAGGCCATGATGACTTCAGTTGCCTGCCCACCTTTGGTGTCATCCCAGCCCAAAGCTCTATGCTAGAAGGAGGTCTCAGCTCTGTTCCAGGGCTCAGCTTTGACCCCACCAGGGTGAGCAACAGAAAACCTCTCAATGTTTTCCAGCTGTGTGATTTGTAATATGCATGCAGCTACTATGTATCTCATTAAGGCGTTTGCTTGAATAGATGAGCACAGGGGCCCACTTGGATTCTTTCATCATTCTTGCACATTCTTGCTTCCATCCCATTATTACAGTGAGATGCATAAGTATTCAGACAGTGATATAATTTTAGTTGTTCTGGCTCTGCACTGTGTAACTTGTTTATAGGCCTGATCATTTTAAACCTGTTTCCACATCATCTTCCATTAAATCGAAAACGTTTACTTGCCGAAGCGTCTTCTGCTCTGCAGAAAGTAAATGTATTATGATTTCTGGCTCACGCTGACCCGAATTATAGGGTTTTTACATCCATACTGGGTAAATCATGTATATGAATCATAGCTGTACTGCAAAGTGAGTAGAATCTTTAATCTTGTTTTCTTCCATAGCTTCTGCATGGAGAGCAGTACCTTGAGTTGTACAAACCATTGCCCACCTCAGGTAAGGCTGCTTTCCCCAAGACATTTATAATCAGTTGCTGTTGCTTTTGACTGTCTCTGTAACTAATGTTTCCTTTCTAGGAACACTCACTTCAAAGGCATCAATAGCAGATATTCTCGACAAGGGATCTGGTGCAGTCATACTCTTGGATGGTGAATTTCTTTAcccattttactgtatttaatcaGGCATGTACATGAGAACTACTAATTTGAGATGGCCTGCATTCAAGAGCTATGCTAGAAAtagcaataaaaataacaccAAACTGATTTAACAGGCAATTTATGattcttttctttcttgcaGTTCACACATACAGCAACCAAGAGCTGGTATGCTACAATCAGTTCTCAGTGTTCATTGTTGGTGCAGGAGGTTTTGGAGGAAAGAGATCTTCAGATAAAGCTGTGGTAATAAACATTCTGTGTTCTAGCTTTGTAAATGATTTTAGCATTAGTTTCTTGATAGAAAATGGTTGTTCATCTCCACCCTAGTCAACAGTTCCTGCTCCAAACAGAGCGCCAGATGCGGTGGTGGAAGACGAAACCTCTAGAGATCAGGTAAGAGTTTGATGATAATGGTGGGCTACAATGGCATCACACCAGTTCAAAAAGGCT harbors:
- the hsd17b4 gene encoding peroxisomal multifunctional enzyme type 2, producing the protein MAAPLSFAGKVVLITGAGGGLGREYALAFGERGASVIVNDLGGDIKGGGKSSAAADKVVEEIKAKGGKAVANYDSVEDGEKLIQTALDTFGRIDILVNNAGILRDRSFARTSDLDWDLIHRVHLRGSFLVTRAAWNHMKNQKFGRIIMTSSAAGIYGNFGQANYSAAKLGLLGLANTLAIEGKKYNIHCNTIAPTAGSRLTQTVMPPDLLDSLKAEYVAPLVLWLCHEECKENGSLFEVGAGWIGKLRWERTLGKIVRHKNQNMSPEDVRDKWDQICDFTDATKPANIQESLQSLVEVLSKVDDGEGILANPTSAMASTGSGINPTEAVGKVLPQMTFTYTHMHCILYALGVGMSTKDPDQLKFLYEGHDDFSCLPTFGVIPAQSSMLEGGLSSVPGLSFDPTRLLHGEQYLELYKPLPTSGTLTSKASIADILDKGSGAVILLDVHTYSNQELVCYNQFSVFIVGAGGFGGKRSSDKAVSTVPAPNRAPDAVVEDETSRDQAALYRLSGDWNPLHINPSFAAMGGFKAPILHGLCSFGFAARHVLKQYAGNDVSRFKSIKVRFVKPVLPGQRLQTEMWKEGNRIHLLCKVKETGAVVLSGAYIDLHAAPGASVNAVPAEAGGLQSDLVFAEIGRRIKDLGAELVKKVNGIFGWEITKGGKIAAQWTIDLKTGNGALHKGPYTGKADVTFIVADEDFMEVVMGKLNPQKAFFAGKLKVRGNIMMSQKLEMILKDYAKL